The genome window tgtaaaaagtttagggcccagcactgatccctgcacaacaccactagttacacccTGCCAACCAAAAAAAACCTATTTATGGCTACCTTTTATATTCTgttagtcagccaatcttctaaccGTGCCAATGTTACGCCCTAtgccatgaacttttattttctgcCTTTGTTGTGGCACTTTAACAAATACCTTTGGAAATATAATTACAGTACACCTATTCTTTATCCACAGTACATATGACTCCTTAAaataactccaataaattggtaaaACGCGAttcccccttcacaaaaccatgttgactgtgcCCGATTGTCTTGAATCTTTTGAAATGTCCTGCCATACAATCTTTATTAATTGCTTCATGCTATATCTTACATGATCTGAAGAGATTTCCTGTAGATTTTAATCAATCAGTATGGTGTGAACTGTTGTAGGACACAAGCAAAAAAACATGCTTTCCACATTCTGATTGAAGAATTTTATATTGGACTACTGGAAATGCTCTTCATTTTACCATTGCCTCTATTGTCCTAGAATGAAGTAGGCACAGCCAGACCAGCAAGAGAAAAATATGTACTTAAAATGAAATATTGTTTCACAATCAACTTTTTTAGTTAATACAAAAATATGGTGGTAATTACTTGTAGTTTAAATTAAAATATGCAGAATTTTCATTCCATTTAGGAGCAAAGGATATATGCTGTTAATTTGGGCCAGATTATCTTTCCAGAGTTACATCCTGAAATCACCAGAATTATGATGATCTAATTAATACATGAAGCAATCGTATTAGCATAAATTGATGACAATTACTCATTTCAATTTTTAATCCTTCCATACACTGCAATGTACAAAAAGCTGCTTCTGAAGCATTTAGACAATGTTTCTTACATTCAACATCTTTCTTACCTTCTGACCGGCTTTTCCTACAAACTGAGGCTTAATTTTGAGTTTGCCATCGTGATCTTCATCACTGTCACCTTCGTTATCCTCCTCATCACTATCAAATAATTTCCCAATGGTTCTACTTTGAAAAGCCTGAGGTAAATTTAGAAGAAAAATTGAAGTTCTTTAGTTTACAATAAAGCAAACTACTGTCCTGCTGGGAATTTATGTGTGAGAGATAAAATCTTTTGAAAAGTTCAAACATCTGATAACATTAGGACTGAGACAACTTTAAAAGTCTCAAGATTTTAACAATGCTGGATTAGAAGCTCTGTACTGTGCCTTTTAATTTACAAGACCAGAGTAAGGACACAAAACCTTCACACATTCAGCTTTGAGAAGCAGCACAATTAACACAGCTTTACTTAAAAAAAAGCCTATCTGCTTGCACTCGGAGAAAAAGCCACTGAGGTTTACACCACAAGGCCCTTCCTTATCTGTAAGTATTAAAATTGGTTCCTTTGCAAAGAAAGAGCTGGAATTCAAACTTGTGATCAGTAACCGGCTAGCTGTGATGATTGTTGTTGGATGTTGGGCGAAGACAGAACTGGGTTTGTGGTCATGTACTGTCTTGTAGGGTTGCCTACTAATATTCACTGGTAACTCTCACACAAGAAAAATTGTCATTCAAGCAAGGTACAGAAGTGTGAATGGCACCCAAGAAACTGCACCCCAGCAAAAGTGTTACCAACTCAAGGAAGTCACGAGGGAAGAAAATTTAAACAAACTTCAAATAGGTTAGCTAGTTTATCTATTGAACAATTAATGTAGTAGAACTGGGAAGGTTGCAGGTTAGAGCTCTGGAGTACATTTCAGCTGAGGATTGGGCGGGCTTCATTATTGTGGGAGATAGCAAGAACGGGGTCAGCGAGTGGTCAATGGGTCAGAGTTCTCGCTCTAGATTTCTATCCAGCCATCCCAGATGCAAGTTCAAATATGGATACTACACAGTTGGATTGGTTTGGCTGTGATGCCTCAGATGTGAGATGGCCTGTCAACATTCACCATCTTGCTTCACATGAATTATGttatttttaattatatttttattGAGAAAAATGCTATCCAAATAACAGCAGGCTATATCGAAGGATAGTGGGGATATCAAAAGAACAGGATGCAGCCACAACTGGCTTAGTGGTGCAGAGAAGCTTCCATAGTGGAGGCGCTGATGATACAGTACAATGTCTCTTCCCAGGATATATAGTCTGTCTGTACCATAACAGGAGTTAAGCAAAGATTTTATAACCTCAAAACAACTGAAATACAAAATATACCCAAGTCCATAAGTTCTTGGGGGAAGGTTTTCACCTGCTGAATCCACTCATCCGGCCCTACCCGCCACTTTCATATTAAACCACTTGCCCATCTTTCTGAAATGGCACTACTTATTTTAATCATAATTGTAATAAAGAATATCTGGTGAAAAAATTCCCCAAGAAGtccaggggcggcacgatggttagcactgctgcctcacagcgtcagggacccgtgttcaattcctggcttgggtcactgtctgtgtggagtctgcacgttctccccatgtctgcgtgggtttcctccgggtgctccagtttcctcccacagtctgaaagacttgctggttaggtgcattggccatgctaaattctccctcagtatacccgaacaggtgccagagtgtggcaacttggggattttcacaataacttcattgcagcgttaatgtaagcctactcgtgacaatgaataaacttaaaactctaATGTACCAGGATTATAAAAAGAGAAACAGGATAAAAATCATATAGCTCTATCAAGGATAAATGAATGCTCCTGGGTACATCAGAAGAACAAGTGAAAATTCACTATCATGCACACTCATTGAACCATTAGAAAGGGGCCAagagaattgcaaactgtttgacgCCGAGCATGGAACAGACTTTTAGGTTCGCACGCTATTCTTCAGGACCAGAGCGATCTACTAACGATGAGGCGAGTTTGGAGAATTCCCCATCCCCGCTCATCTTTATTCCTTTAAGTCAAAGGTTGCCTGGTCAATCGTGTCTGGCAGAAAATTGGTTTAGCCTTCCGTCACCAGATCCAGTTCTCTTTTCAGGTACTGTCTCTTGTGTTAAACAGAGTTCTCATAATCCAAAAAATTATTTTGACTCTTCTGGCCTTGTGAACTACTGCCCCCTCTCCGGCTACTCTTTCCTCTCCAAATTTTGTGAACATGTTGTCACCTCACAAATCGATGCTCACCTTTCCtgcaactccatgtttgaatctctgCAGTTTTCATCCCTGTTGCAGCACAGAAATAATCGCAAACCATGATATGAATGATTTTTTCTGTAACTCATCCCTCCCCAATCTTTCTGCAGCTTTCGACATGGTTGACCACAGAGTGACGGCACTGTTTACTCACCTGTACAGCTCAGTGAAATTGTTCTCACTTAATTTCACTCTCAGCTGTCCACTCATAACCCTCCTTAACTTCTTGGTCATTTCTCTTAATACTGCACCTTTTGCTCAATCTTCATTTTTGTCTGATTGCACTTCTGTGAAAGGCGTTGGGATGTTTGTGTACGTTGAAAATACTTATTAATTTTAAGCTTTGTTGCTGTACCTCAGCAAGTAGTCAACTGACTTGTGGATAGGGAAACTAAAGAAGAGAACTACAAGCAAAATCAAAACAACGTATCAAAACTTAAATTAAGGCACTCTAGTTGAATAATTGTAAAAAGATTCAAACCAATTCTTTGGGAATTCAGGTTCTTACCATACAATTTTTCACAATGCAATGCAATGAGCAGTCTCAGGACTCAAAAATGGCTTCTGTGAGAAATGGAAAAGGCCTTACTCTGGCCATAATTTTGAGCTTGAGAAACAAAATACATTGTTCTGACAGAATATATGTTTGTGAAATAACTAGTCATGTTATATTTGAACTAGGGCAGTTTAATGCTGAGAATTACAGTTTTTGATAACTCCCACCATGTCAAACCCACAAATGACTAAAAATAAGAAATAAACAGAGAACAAAAGCTTACTTTTGCAACATGCCATTTTTCTTTGCTTTCTTCACCTTCTTCTGCTGAAAGGTTTACATCTTTGGTTTTACAACTCCCTCTAATGTCTTCAAACAGTGCCTCGTTTTCACTCTCTTCTTCAAAATCAAAGACAATGTGCTTGCCTTTGTCAGGTTTCTGACTGTCCTACAgtaatatatatattaaaaaatgaAGATATGTCTTTGTTCAGAGATTAAGAGCGGGTGGAAATGGTGAGATTATATCACACTTGAGGTCATGATGAGGAGAAAAAATCAAAAGAAAACTAGCAAATTTCTAAATTTGTACTAGTGTTATGGCCATTGCAGGATGTAAATTGCCGAGCAAACTAAATGTAAGAGGGAAACTTGGCTTACAGACCCTTTTGTCGTTTCCTGAAAACAAGAAAACCAAATGTTCCCAGCAGCATAGAATTCCAGTGCCACTTTCGGGATTTTAAAACTTAAAGAATTTAACAAGAAAATAaaacttaagcacacaagattGCAGTTACACAATTAAAAATAGTCTTCAAAATATCTGACTTGGTCAGACCTACAAGTGAACACCTTCCAGGCAACACTCCCATATAGATTAACTAAAAGAATCCAGCAATATTACCCAAGACAAAACGGCTGTCATTTTACTACAGGTACATTAAACTCACTTCCACTCTGATGTGGAAATCAAAGAAACCTCAGAAACAAGACTGCTTTTTGAAACCGAAGACTTTTCTGGCTTGACTGGATGGTTGATTCAAACTTCACACCTTCACCAGCACAGTGCTGCCCATACAGATCTTTCTGAGACAGCCAACCCAATTCAGCTCAACATCTTTGCATAAGTAtacttttcccctttcaccttcAATTGTAATACCTTCCCTTATTTACTTACAAAATGTAATACCTTCCCTTATTTACTTATAAAACTTTTGCAAACTGTAAAACTTCCTgttgaaatttaacagctgaaaaaAGCAAGtccctctctgtcttctatcTCAAATTTCTAACCTTTACTTATAAAACAATTTGACTATAGCTCAttacaaatgcatgcatttagCACCTCTACTCCTTTTCATCTCTCAATTTTCCCAGACAAGCTATCTTCATTAATTTTTCTCTAACTTAATTACATCACTCACCACAGAAACAGACTTCTTTAAAGAATAACACAATATCCCCCAAAAAGCACACCAATCCTTCATCAGGAAAGGGGAAAGAAGTGATGGATAAGCAAATTTTTAGGCATTTGGACTATTATTCCCAATTTTTGTGTATACAGTTTGTTGCTATTTTCTTGTCAAGTGCTTAGGTTAATGTTAATGGgctttttaatttaatttcttcCTCTTTCGTGAAAATTACTGCCATGGACCCTTTCGCAGCCAAGAGAGATTTCACTCTGCTGGAGAATAGATAGCAAAAGGAAAGTGGAGATAAGAAACTTTCCAATGTTGGTGTCTTTCAGAAAAGCAATCATAGTCAAGGTAATGGGTGGGATTTAATGACCTCGTTTGtacgagaccggaaaatcccgccagaggacagcggacatttccattgtccgcccctcgctcgctctgatTCCACGgagggcggggcagtagaattccagtgaatatctCTTTGTTCAAGATATTATACAACTAATTGCATCAATTTCCTCCCCAGTTTCAAATTTTATATTGGACACCTCGGATAAAACTTCCCAATTTATTCAGTGAAACGAAATTACAAATAATAATCAAAGTATAAATTAGTTAAATGGACCTCTCGCAGCTCACAGTCCTTTAAGCTAATATGTATGGTATTGAATATATAATTTTCAGACTTGAGAACCAATTGTTGCAAGGCACTTCCTTTAGGATTTTCAAGTGTTTAAAAGGTTGCCCTATGACTTCAATTGAAGACAATGCATTCATCCTGTTCTCTTTTAAATTATCTCTTGTACTTGGATGATTACCCCATAAAAGACCCACTGGATCACTGAAGTAGTAAGCACCATTTTAATTAGCAAATTAAAACAATGACAttcattttaaaagttaatttcAAAAAATGTAAAAgtcaattacaaagaaacattcTCCTTTTTACTATCCTAATGGCACTCTTCTGTCATTTTAGAATATTTCAGCTGTGAACTTATGTAGGCACGGCAATAGAACAATAAACACATTGATTTGTGCATTTGTTTCCTTTCAAGCTGCTTGATGCCTTTTCAAATGGCCCAGTTAAAATTAAGTAACAAGCACATGGGGAATCAGAGGGGAAGAATTCACACTAAATCCTTACATAATACAAGTCTATTTCTTTACTCTGAGTCAACACATTTATGAAGAAAATGTTGTACTGCTGTTTGGAGATTTGCATTGCTGGGTACATCATTGATGTTTTGCATGGTTATGAATATACAGTAAAATGTATGGGATAAATCACAACttgtgcaatttttaaaaactatgttCAAAAGTGAGCTCCTCTTGTAGTATGTAGAAAATCAATGGGGTGACTGATGTAATGGTTTTAAAGCAGCGAATATAGTCACAATAAAAAGTTATTCTTGGTTGATGAAACAAACAATTTGAATGAGATAATAATAATTAGTAGACTATATGaaacaaatctttttttaaaattacagaaCAATTGAATTCTAACATACCAAATTGGTGAGGGCCCCCTGAATGAGTTTCTTCTGCAtttgtgtctctttctgtctctcgtgTAATGCAGCCAGTCTTTTCTGATTGTCCAATAAATGTTTATCCAAATTTCGAGGATCTTCTGCAGCCAAACTATAAGCAGCATTGTCAACGCGGTGGGAAATATTTGGTTCATTTTTAATCAATAAGCACTTTTCAACTCCATCAATTGCAGCTTtacattctctctttttcttcACGTGGTTACTTTCAGTGACGAGTAAAGCTGAGGGTTCAATTTTTGCAGAATTGGTTGGCTTTATAGGCACCGTTTTTTGTTTTACAGCTTTTACCTCTTTATCAGAGACTTCATAATCTCCATTTAGTAATATGGACTCATACAATTTATGCTTTCCAGATTTCATCTGTTCATCTTTACTTTCAGATATATCAAGGTGAAGCCTGTGGCTTGGAGAGTCCATGGTGGATGTGTTGAATTGAAGAGACTTTGTTCCTTTAAATGGTGGTGGCCTGCAATTACTTTCCACATCATTATCAGAATCAGAGGATAACAGATTATTAGTTTGATTAATTTTCTGCTTTTTGTTAACAGTTGTGGTTGTAGAATCACTGCATGGTTCTTTATCCATCTTCCTCTTCATTTTCAAAAGGAATTGATCACTAATTTTATCTCCTTTGCTATTTGCTTCCTTTTCCTTCAAGAGGCACTGTGTGCCTTTAAAAGGAGGTGGGTTAATCAGCTGCTTGCTTGGTGTCATTTCACAGTCACTGCTGTGCTCATCCTGAATAGCTGATACAACACTATTATGTATCGTTTTCTTCAAGACAGGCATGCTGTGGGAAATATTTACACCCGAAATGGATGGCAATGGGTTTACTGTAGGAGGCTGTAACAAGTTACTTTTAGAAAAGTCCAATTCGCTTTCTTCTTCTGATTTGCTGTCTTCTTCCTTAGCTGTGGAATAACTATTTGCCAGCTGTTCAAGTTCAGTTAGCGACAGGTCTATTCGGTAACAATTACTTACCATTTTTTCATAATCAGAATCCAAATTGGATTCAGAACTCTCATCTGAATCTTCATCATCACTGCTATTACTGTTAGATTCAGACTCCTCTTTTTTAGAAGCACCCTCAATCTTGGAATTCTCAGAATCTGGTTTTCTACTAGATTTTATCTTTGACAAACTTTTGTGAGAAATCATTCTCGTAGAGATAATTTCATCAGTATCAGCAGAATCAGATTCACTACCACTGTCATTTGATGTGCGATTGATACTAATGTCTTTCAACATTTCTTTCTTTGAGTAATTTAATGCCCAATGAGTTTGATGTTTTAAAACATAATCTTCACCAACCACCTCCAAAGGTATGTCTTGTGGTTTTTCATCTGTCTGACTAAGCTCTTCAATTTTACTTTTCTCTCTTTCAATAATCAACTGCAGTTCgccagagtcagagtcagaatCACAATATGCTACTTGAGCATTAGACCTAGGATTGCTTTTGTTCGAAACAATAGTTTCTTGTCTGTCAAAGTTTTGATTCATTGGGCTTGCATAACAAGCAGATTTAGAGAAGGTATGCTTGTTCCCTGTCACACCAATCAATTCATTTTCATTAGATGTTCTTTTGCCATTATGTTCAACTGTGTTTGAAGACATTTTACTTGATTGGAAATTGCTCTCAGAATCATTTGAATCCTCCAGATTGCTGGTAAATAACTCCTTTTTCTTAACAGGCTGTGTAGGAGCAGGGAAGTCCACATGTCTTTTCTTATTCATTTCCTCATCATCTGGTTCTTCAAGATGCCATGTCAGGTCGGTTACTGGGGTTTTGATTTCGAAATTTGACAGATGATCAAGCTTCTTGATGTTATGACAATATTTAGAAGGATCATACTTTAATATATGAAACTAGTTAAGAAAAGTTTAGCAGAGTATTTCTAATTTAACCAATTTAATAAAACACCACAAAACACGGACCTATAATTTctacagacaatgctggaaatattcagcaggttaaacagcatttgtgaagagaacAGAATTAAAAGTTCAGGTCAATGACTCTtcaccagttctgatgaagggtcaaggccttgaaactttaactctgtttctatccACAGAATTTGCCTGACTAGCTCGGTATTgcaagcattttctgtctttgttacagattccagcatcggcagcattttgcttttgcaatTTCTTCAGTTCTTTTTATCTTCAAAAGGATTATAACACACTGTGGAACATACATGGTGCCTTGAGGGCTAAAATGTACATTTATTTCTTACTATTAATTAGAACTGCACTCAATGATGCTAACTGTGACTCAAGGGTATCACTCGCAAGTCTGAGTCAGATGATTGTGGGCTCAAGTCCTGTTCTAGTGACTTGAGCACAACCTAGGCTGAAACTCCAGTACAGTACTATTAGAGATGTCACTTTTCAGAGAGACATTACACTGAAGCTCTCTTGTCTTCTCAAGTGGGCATGAAAGGTTGCATGGTATTACTTTgaacaagagcagggaggttgtttcagtTCTTTGACCCTTAtttatcactaaaacagatgaccTAATTAATGTTTGTGTGGACTTTGCTATCGCTAACTTGGGCACTTTCTGCAGCCTGTGGAGTTTGTAGAACACGTTAACTGCTATTTGCTGCGTCTCCCCTTTCAGTTGCCATAAAAAACTGTTATTAGATTTTGATTGCACTTCTGTCCTACGCTGTTGATctttgggcatgatgtggagatgccggcgttggactggggtgaacacagtaagagttttaacaacaccaggttaaagtccaacaggtttatttggtagcaaacaccattagctttcggagcgctgctccttcgtcagatggagtggaaatgtgctctcaaacagtgcacagagacacaaaatcaagttacagaatactgattagaatgcgaatccctacagccagccagatcttaaagatacagacaatgtggatggagggaacattaagcacaggttaaagagatgtgtattgtctccagacaggacagcctgcaagtccaggaggcaagctgtgggggttactgataatgtgacataaatccaacatcccggtttaggccgtcctcatgtgtgcggcacttggctatcagtttctgctcagcgactctgcgctgtcgtgtgtcgtaaaggccgccttggagaacgcttacctgaagatcagaggctgaatgcccgtgactgatgaagtgctcccccacaggaagagaacaatcttgcctggtgattgtcgagcggtgttcattcatccgttgtcgtagcgtctgcatggtttccccaatgtaccatgtctcgggacatcctttcctgcagcgtatcaggtagacaaagttggccgagttgcaagagtaggtaccgtgtacctggtagatggtgttctcacgtgagatgatggcatccgtgtcgatgatctggccgtcttgcagaggttgctgtggcagggttgtgtggtgtcgtggtcactgttctcctgaaggctgggtagtttgctgcggacaatggtctgtttgaggttgcgcggttgtttgaaggcaagaagtgggggtgtggggatggccttggcgagatgttcgtcttcatcaatgacatgttgaaggctccggaggagatgccgtagcttctccgctccggggaagtactggacgacgaagggtattctgtccaccgtgtcccgtgtttgtcttctgaggaggtcggtgcggtttttcgctgtgacgtgtcggaactgtcgatcgatgagtcgagccccatatcctgttcttatgagggcatctttcagcgtctggaggtgtctgttgcgatcctcctcatccgagcagatcctgtgtattcggagggcttgtccgtaggggatggcttctttaacgtgtttagggtggaaactggagaagtggagcatcgtgaggttatccgtgggcttgcggtacagtgaggtgctgaggtgaccgtcctcaaTGGAgacgcgtgtccaagaatgcatccgattccggagagtagtccatgttgagtctgatgatgggatggaacatgttgatgtcatcatatagttgtttcagtgattgctcaccatgactccaaaggaagaaaatatcatcgatgtatctagtgtttagcatcggttgaaggtcctgtgcggtgaagaagtcttgtttgaacctgtgcatgaagatgttggcatattgaggtgcgaatttggtccccatggctgttccgtgtgtctggatgaagaactggttgttgaaggtgaagacattgtggtccaggatgaagcgggtgagttgtaaaattgcatctggaaactggcacttGACGGCGTTGAGTAccgaggccgttgcagcaatgccatcatcgtgggggatgctggtgtagagtgccgagacatccattgtgacgaggagtgctcctggttcaactgctccatgtgcattgagtttctgtaggaagtccgtagtgtcgcgacaaaagctgggggttctttgtacatagccggctatgtcgagggcatcttgacacccattgtacaaa of Mustelus asterias chromosome 3, sMusAst1.hap1.1, whole genome shotgun sequence contains these proteins:
- the nol8 gene encoding nucleolar protein 8 isoform X1, which codes for METTKSMKRLFVGGLHHTVSESEIKERFNTFGAVKDVDIVIRKDSEGNPVKTFGYINISTSEAELKRCMSILNKSKWKGGTLQIELAKECFLHKLAQERQEAAKNKHKPQIDSIAKMVESLKKAGVENFKIKSALPGTEVPEHKDWIVSKFGRVLPILHLRQKDQKKILKYDPSKYCHNIKKLDHLSNFEIKTPVTDLTWHLEEPDDEEMNKKRHVDFPAPTQPVKKKELFTSNLEDSNDSESNFQSSKMSSNTVEHNGKRTSNENELIGVTGNKHTFSKSACYASPMNQNFDRQETIVSNKSNPRSNAQVAYCDSDSDSGELQLIIEREKSKIEELSQTDEKPQDIPLEVVGEDYVLKHQTHWALNYSKKEMLKDISINRTSNDSGSESDSADTDEIISTRMISHKSLSKIKSSRKPDSENSKIEGASKKEESESNSNSSDDEDSDESSESNLDSDYEKMVSNCYRIDLSLTELEQLANSYSTAKEEDSKSEEESELDFSKSNLLQPPTVNPLPSISGVNISHSMPVLKKTIHNSVVSAIQDEHSSDCEMTPSKQLINPPPFKGTQCLLKEKEANSKGDKISDQFLLKMKRKMDKEPCSDSTTTTVNKKQKINQTNNLLSSDSDNDVESNCRPPPFKGTKSLQFNTSTMDSPSHRLHLDISESKDEQMKSGKHKLYESILLNGDYEVSDKEVKAVKQKTVPIKPTNSAKIEPSALLVTESNHVKKKRECKAAIDGVEKCLLIKNEPNISHRVDNAAYSLAAEDPRNLDKHLLDNQKRLAALHERQKETQMQKKLIQGALTNLDSQKPDKGKHIVFDFEEESENEALFEDIRGSCKTKDVNLSAEEGEESKEKWHVAKAFQSRTIGKLFDSDEEDNEGDSDEDHDGKLKIKPQFVGKAGQKLLALQLRFGTDERFRMDERFLESEESDTESVAVKSQHSDDEEFAEEKKRALNILKSVIQDSDEKTEIRKGQAKSKYFRDVSALHYDPTREDHAVYESKVEESKEKSKAERRKKREEDVKLPEVSKEIYYDVNVDLKEIFSSETKEKEITWDTEDDSQIQGQPVESTEIQTTQHMFDFLSSSNLKEDSADFTFSFFEAGTPSNEKPEFYEIKSKNIATFPWQEDPRFQDSSSEDEDEGKDLEDCGDSTEKNVVTFPEKKVNLFFFYKDDKRLKDGPKLFCRSTDLEDERNNWEEKRTLLIEEYRKKHKEAKRKIKAKRKTFCLSYESSNKAEKRKHFH
- the nol8 gene encoding nucleolar protein 8 isoform X3, with protein sequence MGKLDHLSNFEIKTPVTDLTWHLEEPDDEEMNKKRHVDFPAPTQPVKKKELFTSNLEDSNDSESNFQSSKMSSNTVEHNGKRTSNENELIGVTGNKHTFSKSACYASPMNQNFDRQETIVSNKSNPRSNAQVAYCDSDSDSGELQLIIEREKSKIEELSQTDEKPQDIPLEVVGEDYVLKHQTHWALNYSKKEMLKDISINRTSNDSGSESDSADTDEIISTRMISHKSLSKIKSSRKPDSENSKIEGASKKEESESNSNSSDDEDSDESSESNLDSDYEKMVSNCYRIDLSLTELEQLANSYSTAKEEDSKSEEESELDFSKSNLLQPPTVNPLPSISGVNISHSMPVLKKTIHNSVVSAIQDEHSSDCEMTPSKQLINPPPFKGTQCLLKEKEANSKGDKISDQFLLKMKRKMDKEPCSDSTTTTVNKKQKINQTNNLLSSDSDNDVESNCRPPPFKGTKSLQFNTSTMDSPSHRLHLDISESKDEQMKSGKHKLYESILLNGDYEVSDKEVKAVKQKTVPIKPTNSAKIEPSALLVTESNHVKKKRECKAAIDGVEKCLLIKNEPNISHRVDNAAYSLAAEDPRNLDKHLLDNQKRLAALHERQKETQMQKKLIQGALTNLDSQKPDKGKHIVFDFEEESENEALFEDIRGSCKTKDVNLSAEEGEESKEKWHVAKAFQSRTIGKLFDSDEEDNEGDSDEDHDGKLKIKPQFVGKAGQKLLALQLRFGTDERFRMDERFLESEESDTVKSQHSDDEEFAEEKKRALNILKSVIQDSDEKTEIRKGQAKSKYFRDVSALHYDPTREDHAVYESKVEESKEKSKAERRKKREEDVKLPEVSKEIYYDVNVDLKEIFSSETKEKEITWDTEDDSQIQGQPVESTEIQTTQHMFDFLSSSNLKEDSADFTFSFFEAGTPSNEKPEFYEIKSKNIATFPWQEDPRFQDSSSEDEDEGKDLEDCGDSTEKNVVTFPEKKVNLFFFYKDDKRLKDGPKLFCRSTDLEDERNNWEEKRTLLIEEYRKKHKEAKRKIKAKR
- the nol8 gene encoding nucleolar protein 8 isoform X2, with translation METTKSMKRLFVGGLHHTVSESEIKERFNTFGAVKDVDIVIRKDSEGNPVKTFGYINISTSEAELKRCMSILNKSKWKGGTLQIELAKECFLHKLAQERQEAAKNKHKPQIDSIAKMVESLKKAGVENFKIKSALPGTEVPEHKDWIVSKFGRVLPILHLRQKDQKKILKYDPSKYCHNIKKLDHLSNFEIKTPVTDLTWHLEEPDDEEMNKKRHVDFPAPTQPVKKKELFTSNLEDSNDSESNFQSSKMSSNTVEHNGKRTSNENELIGVTGNKHTFSKSACYASPMNQNFDRQETIVSNKSNPRSNAQVAYCDSDSDSGELQLIIEREKSKIEELSQTDEKPQDIPLEVVGEDYVLKHQTHWALNYSKKEMLKDISINRTSNDSGSESDSADTDEIISTRMISHKSLSKIKSSRKPDSENSKIEGASKKEESESNSNSSDDEDSDESSESNLDSDYEKMVSNCYRIDLSLTELEQLANSYSTAKEEDSKSEEESELDFSKSNLLQPPTVNPLPSISGVNISHSMPVLKKTIHNSVVSAIQDEHSSDCEMTPSKQLINPPPFKGTQCLLKEKEANSKGDKISDQFLLKMKRKMDKEPCSDSTTTTVNKKQKINQTNNLLSSDSDNDVESNCRPPPFKGTKSLQFNTSTMDSPSHRLHLDISESKDEQMKSGKHKLYESILLNGDYEVSDKEVKAVKQKTVPIKPTNSAKIEPSALLVTESNHVKKKRECKAAIDGVEKCLLIKNEPNISHRVDNAAYSLAAEDPRNLDKHLLDNQKRLAALHERQKETQMQKKLIQGALTNLDSQKPDKGKHIVFDFEEESENEALFEDIRGSCKTKDVNLSAEEGEESKEKWHVAKAFQSRTIGKLFDSDEEDNEGDSDEDHDGKLKIKPQFVGKAGQKLLALQLRFGTDERFRMDERFLESEESDTVKSQHSDDEEFAEEKKRALNILKSVIQDSDEKTEIRKGQAKSKYFRDVSALHYDPTREDHAVYESKVEESKEKSKAERRKKREEDVKLPEVSKEIYYDVNVDLKEIFSSETKEKEITWDTEDDSQIQGQPVESTEIQTTQHMFDFLSSSNLKEDSADFTFSFFEAGTPSNEKPEFYEIKSKNIATFPWQEDPRFQDSSSEDEDEGKDLEDCGDSTEKNVVTFPEKKVNLFFFYKDDKRLKDGPKLFCRSTDLEDERNNWEEKRTLLIEEYRKKHKEAKRKIKAKR